A part of Grus americana isolate bGruAme1 chromosome 33, bGruAme1.mat, whole genome shotgun sequence genomic DNA contains:
- the SMARCA4 gene encoding transcription activator BRG1 isoform X8, with translation MSTPDPPLGGTPRPGPSPGPGPSPGAMLGPSPGPSPGSAHSMMGPSPGPPSAGHPLPPQGPGGYAQDNMHQMHKPMDSMHEKGITDDPRYGQMKGMGMRPGGHAGMGPPPSPMDQHSQGYPSPLGGSEHASSPVPANGPSSGPQLSSGPGGVPLDGTDPQALGQQNRGPTPFNQNQLHQLRAQIMAYKMLARGQPLPDHLQMAVQGKRPMPGMQQQMPTLPPPSVSGTGPVQGPVQGPGPGPTPPNYNRPHGIGGPNMPPPGPSGVPPGMPGQPPGGPPKPWPEGPMANAAAPTSAPQKLIPPQPTGRPSPAPPAVPPAASPVMPPQTQSPGQPAQPAPMVQLHQKQNRITPIQKPRGLDPVEILQEREYRLQARIAHRIQELENLPGSLAGDLRTKATIELKALRLLNFQRQLRQEVVVCMRRDTALETALNAKAYKRSKRQSLREARITEKLEKQQKIEQERKRRQKHQEYLNSILQHAKDFKEYHRSVTGKIQKLTKAVATYHANTEREQKKENERIEKERMRRLMAEDEEGYRKLIDQKKDKRLAYLLQQTDEYVANLTELVRQHKAAQVAKEKKKKKKKKKAENAEGQTPAIGPDGEPLDETSQMSDLPVKVIHVESGKILTGTDAPKAGQLEAWLEMNPGYEVAPRSDSEESGSEEEEEEEEEEQPQPAQPALPVEEKKKIPDPDSDDVSEVDARHIIENAKQDVDDEYGVSQALARGLQSYYAVAHAVTERVDKQSTLMVNGVLKQYQIKGLEWLVSLYNNNLNGILADEMGLGKTIQTIALITYLMEHKRINGPFLIIVPLSTLSNWAYEFDKWAPSVVKVSYKGSPAARRAFVPQLRSGKFNVLLTTYEYIIKDKHILAKIRWKYMIVDEGHRMKNHHCKLTQVLNTHYVAPRRLLLTGTPLQNKLPELWALLNFLLPTIFKSCSTFEQWFNAPFAMTGEKVDLNEEETILIIRRLHKVLRPFLLRRLKKEVEAQLPEKVEYVIKCDMSALQRVLYRHMQAKGVLLTDGSEKDKKGKGGTKTLMNTIMQLRKICNHPYMFQHIEESFSEHLGFTGGIVQGLDLYRASGKFELLDRILPKLRATNHKVLLFCQMTSLMTIMEDYFAYRGFKYLRLDGTTKAEDRGMLLKTFNEPGSEYFIFLLSTRAGGLGLNLQSADTVIIFDSDWNPHQDLQAQDRAHRIGQQNEVRVLRLCTVNSVEEKILAAAKYKLNVDQKVIQAGMFDQKSSSHERRAFLQAILEHEEQDEEEDEVPDDETVNQMIARHEEEFDLFMRMDLDRRREEARNPKRKPRLMEEDELPSWIIKDDAEVERLTCEEEEEKMFGRGSRHRKEVDYSDSLTEKQWLKAIEEGTLEEIEEEVRQKKSSRKRKRDTDVGSATPTTSTRSRDKDDDSKKQKKRGRPPAEKLSPNPPNLTKKMKKIVDAVIKYKDSSSGRQLSEVFIQLPSRKELPEYYELIRKPVDFKKIKERIRNHKYRSLNDLEKDVMLLCQNAQTFNLEGSLIYEDSIVLQSVFTSVRQKIEKEEESEGEDSEEEEEGEEEGSESESRSVKVKIKLGRKEKAQDRLKGRRRTSRGSRAKPVVSDDDSEEEQEEDRSGSGTEED, from the exons ATGTCGACTCCGGATCCTCCGCTGGGAGGAACCCCTCGGCCGGGTCCCTCTCCGGGGCCGGGTCCGTCCCCGGGGGCGATGCTGGGTCCCAGCCCCGGTCCTTCTCCCGGTTCCGCACACAGCATGATGGGACCCAGCCCCGGGCCGCCCTCGGCGGGACACCCGCTGCCGCCCCAGGGGCCGGGGGGCTACGCTCAGGACAACATGCATCAGATGCACAAG CCCATGGACTCCATGCACGAGAAGGGAATAACCGACGATCCTCGCTACGGCCAGATGAAAGGGATGGGAATGCGGCCCGGCGGGCACGCGGGAATGGGTCCTCCCCCGAGCCCGATGGATCAGCACTCGCAAG gtTACCCTTCTCCGCTCGGCGGTTCCGAACACGCCTCGAGTCCCGTTCCGGCGAACGGTCCGTCCTCCGGCCCTCAGCTATCCTCGGGTCCCGGAGGAGTCCCCTTGGACGGTACCGATCCCCAAGCTCTGGGACAACAAAACCGGGGTCCGACCCCTTTTAACCAGAACCAGTTACACCAGTTAAGAGCTCAGATCATGGCTTACAAGATGCTGGCGAGGGGCCAGCCCCTGCCCGACCACCTTCAGATGGCGGTGCAGGGAAAACGACCCATGCCCGGAATGCAGCAGCAAATGCCGACACTACCTCCGCCTTCCGTATCCGGGACAGGACCAGTGCAAGGACCAGTGCAAGGGCCTGGACCGGGACCGACACCTCCAAACTATAACAGACCTCACG GTATCGGAGGGCCTAACATGCCCCCTCCCGGACCCTCAGGAGTTCCCCCGGGAATGCCCGGGCAACCCCCCGgcggcccccccaaaccctggcCGGAAG GACCGATGGCGAACGCCGCAGCCCCCACTAGCGCACCTCAGAAACTGattcccccccagcccaccgGCCGGCCCTCGCCAGCCCCTCCGGCGGTGCCGCCCGCCGCGTCGCCCGTGATGCCGCCGCAGACGCAGTCCCCGGGTCAGCCGGCGCAGCCGGCTCCCATGGTGCAGCTCCACCAGAAACAGAACCGCATCACGCCGATCCAGAAACCCAGAGGACTCGATCCGGTGGAAATCCTGCAGGAGAGGGAGTACAG gctGCAAGCTCGAATCGCTCACAGGATCCAAGAGCTGGAAAACCTTCCCGGCTCGCTGGCCGGTGACCTGAGAACCAAAGCAACCATTGAACTGAAAGCACTAAGGCTGCTTAATTTTCAGCGACAG CTGCGTCAGGAAGTCGTGGTGTGCATGAGGCGAGACACGGCCCTGGAGACGGCCCTGAACGCCAAGGCGTACAAGCGCAGCAAGCGGCAGTCCCTGCGCGAGGCTCGCATCACCgagaagctggagaagcagcagaagatCGAGCAGGAACGGAAACGCAGGCAGAAGCACCAG GAATACCTCAACAGCATCCTCCAGCACGCTAAAGATTTCAAGGAATACCATCGCTCCGTCACGGGCAAGATTCAGAAGCTGACCAAGGCGGTGGCTACTTACCACGCCAACACGGAGCGGgagcagaagaaggaaaacGAGAGGATCGAGAAGGAGAGGATGCGCCGTCTGATG GCGGAGGATGAGGAAGGGTACCGCAAGCTGATCGATCAGAAGAAGGACAAGCGCTTGGCCTACCTGCTGCAGCAGACGGACGAGTACGTAGCCAACCTGACGGAGCTGGTGCGGCAGCACAAGGCcgcgcaggtggccaaggagaagaagaagaagaagaaaaagaag aAGGCAGAGAACGCGGAAGGGCAGACGCCGGCCATCGGGCCAGATGGTGAA CCGCTGGATGAGACGAGCCAAATGAGCGACCTCCCTGTCAAAGTGATCCACGTGGAGAGCGGCAAGATCCTCACCGGCACCGACGCGCCGAAAGCCGGGCAGCTGGAAGCCTGGCTGGAGATGAACCCCGG GTACGAAGTAGCTCCGAGATCTGACAGTGAAGAAAGCGGgtcggaggaggaggaggag gaggaggaagaggagcaacCACAACCCGCTCAGCCCGCCCTGCCcgtggaggagaagaaaaaaatccccgaCCCGGACAGCGACGACGTCTCGGAAGTGGACGCCAGACACATTATCGA GAACGCTAAGCAAGATGTCGATGACGAATACGGGGTGTCCCAAGCTCTGGCGAGGGGCTTGCAGTCGTACTACGCCGTGGCCCACGCCGTCACCGAGAGGGTGGACAAGCAATCCACGCTGATGGTCAACGGAGTCCTCAAGCAGTACCAG atcAAAGGTTTGGAGTGGCTGGTGTCCCTGTACAACAACAACCTGAACGGCATCCTGGCAGATGAGATGGGGCTGGGCAAAACCATCCAGACCATCGCTTTAATCACATACCTCATGGAGCACAAACGGATCAACGGACCCTTCCTCATCATAGTACCTCTCTC aaCTCTGTCGAATTGGGCGTATGAGTTTGACAAATGGGCTCCTTCTGTGGTGAAGGTCTCGTACAAG GGCTCTCCAGCAGCAAGACGGGCATTTGTACCTCAGCTCCGAAGCGGGAAATTCAACGTCTTGCTCACAACTTACGAGTATATCATCAAAGATAAGCACATCCTGGCTAAG ATCCGCTGGAAGTACATGATCGTGGACGAGGGTCACAGGATGAAGAACCACCACTGCAAACTCACCCAGGTCCTCAACACGCACTACGTGGCTCCTCGGCGTTTGTTGTTGACGGGAACCCCCTTGCAGAACAAACTCCcggagctgtgggctctgctcAATTTCCTCCTGCCCACCATCTTCAAGAGCTGCAGCACGTTCGAGCAGTGGTTTAACGCCCCTTTCGCCATGACGGGAGAAAAG GTGGACCTGAACGAAGAAGAAACCATCCTGATCATTCGGCGCCTGCACAAAGTGCTGCGCCCTTTCCTGCTGCGGAGGCTGAAGAAGGAAGTAGAAGCGCAGCTGCCTGAAAAG GTGGAATACGTCATCAAGTGCGACATGTCCGCTCTGCAGAGGGTCCTCTACAGGCACATGCAGGCCAAGGGCGTGCTGCTCACGGACGGCTCCGAGAAGGACAAAAAG GGCAAAGGCGGTACGAAAACCCTGATGAACACCATCATGCAGCTGCGGAAGATCTGTAACCACCCCTACATGTTCCAGCACATagag GAATCCTTTTCCGAGCACTTGGGGTTCACGGGAGGTATCGTGCAAGg gcTGGATTTGTACCGAGCCTCGGGCAAATTTGAACTCCTGGACAGAATTCTCCCCAAATTACGAGCCACCAACCATAAGGTGCTGCTCTTCTGCCAGATGACCTCCCTCATGACCATCATGGAAGATTACTTTGCTTACCGCGGATTCAAATACCTCAGGCTGGACG GAACCACTAAGGCGGAGGACCGGGGCATGTTGTTAAAGACTTTCAATGAGCCAGGCTCCGAgtacttcatttttttactgAGCACGCGGGCTGGCGGGCTGGGTCTGAACCTCCAGTCTGCCGACACTGTGATTATCTTTGACAGCGACTGGAACCCTCACCAG GACCTGCAGGCGCAAGACCGAGCTCACCGCATCGGGCAGCAGAACGAAGTGCGCGTTCTCCGGCTCTGCACCGTCAACAGCGTGGAGGAGAAGATCCTTGCCGCCGCCAAATACAAGCTGAACGTTGATCAGAAGGTTATCCAAGCCGGCATGTTTGACCAGAAATCCTCGAGCCACGAACGAAGAGCTTTCCTCCAGGCTATCTTGGAACACGAGGAGCAGGACGAG GAAGAAGACGAAGTTCCCGACGACGAAACGGTCAACCAGATGATTGCGCGGCACGAAGAGGAGTTTGACCTTTTCATG CGCATGGACCTGGACCGCAGGCGGGAAGAAGCGCGAAACCCCAAGCGCAAACCGCGCCTGATGGAGGAAGACGAGCTGCCGTCGTGGATCATCAAGGACGATGCCGAGGTGGAGAGGTTGACgtgtgaggaagaggaggagaagatgtTTGGGCGAGGCTCGCGGCACCGTAAGGAGGTGGATTACAGTGACTCGCTGACGGAGAAGCAGTGGCTCAAG GCGATCGAGGAGGGTACGCTGGAGGAGATCGAGGAGGAGGTGCGCCAGAAAAAATCCTCCCGTAAACGCAAGCGGGATACGGACGTCGGCTCCGCCAcccccaccaccagcacccGCAGCCGGGATAAGGACGACGAtagcaaaaagcagaagaaacgTGGCAGGCCGCCGGCGGAGAAACtctccccaaacccccccaacctcaccaaaaaaatgaagaagatcGTGGACGCCGTCATCAAGTACAAGGACAG cagcagtggaCGGCAGCTCAGCGAAGTTTTCATCCAGCTGCCTTCCCGCAAGGAGCTGCCGGAATACTACGAGCTCATCCGCAAGCCCGTCGACTTCAAGAAAATCAAG GAGCGAATCCGTAACCACAAGTACCGGAGCCTGAACGACCTGGAGAAGGACGTCATGCTGCTGTGCCAGAACGCGCAGACCTTCAACCTCGAGGGCTCCCTG ATCTACGAGGACTCCATCGTCCTCCAGTCCGTCTTCACCAGCGTGAGGCAGAAAAtcgagaaggaggaggagagcgaaGGCGAGgacagcgaggaggaggaggaaggcgaAGAGGAAGGCTCCGAATCCGAGT cccgctcGGTGAAGGTGAAGATCAAGCTGGGGCGGAAGGAGAAGGCGCAGGACCGGCTGAAGGGCCGTCGGCGTACCAGCCGCGGCTCCCGCGCCAAGCCCGTGGTGAGCGACGACGACAgcgaggaggagcaggaggag
- the SMARCA4 gene encoding transcription activator BRG1 isoform X9, whose protein sequence is MSTPDPPLGGTPRPGPSPGPGPSPGAMLGPSPGPSPGSAHSMMGPSPGPPSAGHPLPPQGPGGYAQDNMHQMHKPMDSMHEKGITDDPRYGQMKGMGMRPGGHAGMGPPPSPMDQHSQGYPSPLGGSEHASSPVPANGPSSGPQLSSGPGGVPLDGTDPQALGQQNRGPTPFNQNQLHQLRAQIMAYKMLARGQPLPDHLQMAVQGKRPMPGMQQQMPTLPPPSVSGTGPVQGPVQGPGPGPTPPNYNRPHGIGGPNMPPPGPSGVPPGMPGQPPGGPPKPWPEGPMANAAAPTSAPQKLIPPQPTGRPSPAPPAVPPAASPVMPPQTQSPGQPAQPAPMVQLHQKQNRITPIQKPRGLDPVEILQEREYRLQARIAHRIQELENLPGSLAGDLRTKATIELKALRLLNFQRQLRQEVVVCMRRDTALETALNAKAYKRSKRQSLREARITEKLEKQQKIEQERKRRQKHQEYLNSILQHAKDFKEYHRSVTGKIQKLTKAVATYHANTEREQKKENERIEKERMRRLMAEDEEGYRKLIDQKKDKRLAYLLQQTDEYVANLTELVRQHKAAQVAKEKKKKKKKKKAENAEGQTPAIGPDGEPLDETSQMSDLPVKVIHVESGKILTGTDAPKAGQLEAWLEMNPGYEVAPRSDSEESGSEEEEEEEEEEQPQPAQPALPVEEKKKIPDPDSDDVSEVDARHIIENAKQDVDDEYGVSQALARGLQSYYAVAHAVTERVDKQSTLMVNGVLKQYQIKGLEWLVSLYNNNLNGILADEMGLGKTIQTIALITYLMEHKRINGPFLIIVPLSTLSNWAYEFDKWAPSVVKVSYKGSPAARRAFVPQLRSGKFNVLLTTYEYIIKDKHILAKIRWKYMIVDEGHRMKNHHCKLTQVLNTHYVAPRRLLLTGTPLQNKLPELWALLNFLLPTIFKSCSTFEQWFNAPFAMTGEKVDLNEEETILIIRRLHKVLRPFLLRRLKKEVEAQLPEKVEYVIKCDMSALQRVLYRHMQAKGVLLTDGSEKDKKGKGGTKTLMNTIMQLRKICNHPYMFQHIEESFSEHLGFTGGIVQGLDLYRASGKFELLDRILPKLRATNHKVLLFCQMTSLMTIMEDYFAYRGFKYLRLDGTTKAEDRGMLLKTFNEPGSEYFIFLLSTRAGGLGLNLQSADTVIIFDSDWNPHQDLQAQDRAHRIGQQNEVRVLRLCTVNSVEEKILAAAKYKLNVDQKVIQAGMFDQKSSSHERRAFLQAILEHEEQDEEEDEVPDDETVNQMIARHEEEFDLFMRMDLDRRREEARNPKRKPRLMEEDELPSWIIKDDAEVERLTCEEEEEKMFGRGSRHRKEVDYSDSLTEKQWLKAIEEGTLEEIEEEVRQKKSSRKRKRDTDVGSATPTTSTRSRDKDDDSKKQKKRGRPPAEKLSPNPPNLTKKMKKIVDAVIKYKDSSGRQLSEVFIQLPSRKELPEYYELIRKPVDFKKIKERIRNHKYRSLNDLEKDVMLLCQNAQTFNLEGSLIYEDSIVLQSVFTSVRQKIEKEEESEGEDSEEEEEGEEEGSESESRSVKVKIKLGRKEKAQDRLKGRRRTSRGSRAKPVVSDDDSEEEQEEDRSGSGTEED, encoded by the exons ATGTCGACTCCGGATCCTCCGCTGGGAGGAACCCCTCGGCCGGGTCCCTCTCCGGGGCCGGGTCCGTCCCCGGGGGCGATGCTGGGTCCCAGCCCCGGTCCTTCTCCCGGTTCCGCACACAGCATGATGGGACCCAGCCCCGGGCCGCCCTCGGCGGGACACCCGCTGCCGCCCCAGGGGCCGGGGGGCTACGCTCAGGACAACATGCATCAGATGCACAAG CCCATGGACTCCATGCACGAGAAGGGAATAACCGACGATCCTCGCTACGGCCAGATGAAAGGGATGGGAATGCGGCCCGGCGGGCACGCGGGAATGGGTCCTCCCCCGAGCCCGATGGATCAGCACTCGCAAG gtTACCCTTCTCCGCTCGGCGGTTCCGAACACGCCTCGAGTCCCGTTCCGGCGAACGGTCCGTCCTCCGGCCCTCAGCTATCCTCGGGTCCCGGAGGAGTCCCCTTGGACGGTACCGATCCCCAAGCTCTGGGACAACAAAACCGGGGTCCGACCCCTTTTAACCAGAACCAGTTACACCAGTTAAGAGCTCAGATCATGGCTTACAAGATGCTGGCGAGGGGCCAGCCCCTGCCCGACCACCTTCAGATGGCGGTGCAGGGAAAACGACCCATGCCCGGAATGCAGCAGCAAATGCCGACACTACCTCCGCCTTCCGTATCCGGGACAGGACCAGTGCAAGGACCAGTGCAAGGGCCTGGACCGGGACCGACACCTCCAAACTATAACAGACCTCACG GTATCGGAGGGCCTAACATGCCCCCTCCCGGACCCTCAGGAGTTCCCCCGGGAATGCCCGGGCAACCCCCCGgcggcccccccaaaccctggcCGGAAG GACCGATGGCGAACGCCGCAGCCCCCACTAGCGCACCTCAGAAACTGattcccccccagcccaccgGCCGGCCCTCGCCAGCCCCTCCGGCGGTGCCGCCCGCCGCGTCGCCCGTGATGCCGCCGCAGACGCAGTCCCCGGGTCAGCCGGCGCAGCCGGCTCCCATGGTGCAGCTCCACCAGAAACAGAACCGCATCACGCCGATCCAGAAACCCAGAGGACTCGATCCGGTGGAAATCCTGCAGGAGAGGGAGTACAG gctGCAAGCTCGAATCGCTCACAGGATCCAAGAGCTGGAAAACCTTCCCGGCTCGCTGGCCGGTGACCTGAGAACCAAAGCAACCATTGAACTGAAAGCACTAAGGCTGCTTAATTTTCAGCGACAG CTGCGTCAGGAAGTCGTGGTGTGCATGAGGCGAGACACGGCCCTGGAGACGGCCCTGAACGCCAAGGCGTACAAGCGCAGCAAGCGGCAGTCCCTGCGCGAGGCTCGCATCACCgagaagctggagaagcagcagaagatCGAGCAGGAACGGAAACGCAGGCAGAAGCACCAG GAATACCTCAACAGCATCCTCCAGCACGCTAAAGATTTCAAGGAATACCATCGCTCCGTCACGGGCAAGATTCAGAAGCTGACCAAGGCGGTGGCTACTTACCACGCCAACACGGAGCGGgagcagaagaaggaaaacGAGAGGATCGAGAAGGAGAGGATGCGCCGTCTGATG GCGGAGGATGAGGAAGGGTACCGCAAGCTGATCGATCAGAAGAAGGACAAGCGCTTGGCCTACCTGCTGCAGCAGACGGACGAGTACGTAGCCAACCTGACGGAGCTGGTGCGGCAGCACAAGGCcgcgcaggtggccaaggagaagaagaagaagaagaaaaagaag aAGGCAGAGAACGCGGAAGGGCAGACGCCGGCCATCGGGCCAGATGGTGAA CCGCTGGATGAGACGAGCCAAATGAGCGACCTCCCTGTCAAAGTGATCCACGTGGAGAGCGGCAAGATCCTCACCGGCACCGACGCGCCGAAAGCCGGGCAGCTGGAAGCCTGGCTGGAGATGAACCCCGG GTACGAAGTAGCTCCGAGATCTGACAGTGAAGAAAGCGGgtcggaggaggaggaggag gaggaggaagaggagcaacCACAACCCGCTCAGCCCGCCCTGCCcgtggaggagaagaaaaaaatccccgaCCCGGACAGCGACGACGTCTCGGAAGTGGACGCCAGACACATTATCGA GAACGCTAAGCAAGATGTCGATGACGAATACGGGGTGTCCCAAGCTCTGGCGAGGGGCTTGCAGTCGTACTACGCCGTGGCCCACGCCGTCACCGAGAGGGTGGACAAGCAATCCACGCTGATGGTCAACGGAGTCCTCAAGCAGTACCAG atcAAAGGTTTGGAGTGGCTGGTGTCCCTGTACAACAACAACCTGAACGGCATCCTGGCAGATGAGATGGGGCTGGGCAAAACCATCCAGACCATCGCTTTAATCACATACCTCATGGAGCACAAACGGATCAACGGACCCTTCCTCATCATAGTACCTCTCTC aaCTCTGTCGAATTGGGCGTATGAGTTTGACAAATGGGCTCCTTCTGTGGTGAAGGTCTCGTACAAG GGCTCTCCAGCAGCAAGACGGGCATTTGTACCTCAGCTCCGAAGCGGGAAATTCAACGTCTTGCTCACAACTTACGAGTATATCATCAAAGATAAGCACATCCTGGCTAAG ATCCGCTGGAAGTACATGATCGTGGACGAGGGTCACAGGATGAAGAACCACCACTGCAAACTCACCCAGGTCCTCAACACGCACTACGTGGCTCCTCGGCGTTTGTTGTTGACGGGAACCCCCTTGCAGAACAAACTCCcggagctgtgggctctgctcAATTTCCTCCTGCCCACCATCTTCAAGAGCTGCAGCACGTTCGAGCAGTGGTTTAACGCCCCTTTCGCCATGACGGGAGAAAAG GTGGACCTGAACGAAGAAGAAACCATCCTGATCATTCGGCGCCTGCACAAAGTGCTGCGCCCTTTCCTGCTGCGGAGGCTGAAGAAGGAAGTAGAAGCGCAGCTGCCTGAAAAG GTGGAATACGTCATCAAGTGCGACATGTCCGCTCTGCAGAGGGTCCTCTACAGGCACATGCAGGCCAAGGGCGTGCTGCTCACGGACGGCTCCGAGAAGGACAAAAAG GGCAAAGGCGGTACGAAAACCCTGATGAACACCATCATGCAGCTGCGGAAGATCTGTAACCACCCCTACATGTTCCAGCACATagag GAATCCTTTTCCGAGCACTTGGGGTTCACGGGAGGTATCGTGCAAGg gcTGGATTTGTACCGAGCCTCGGGCAAATTTGAACTCCTGGACAGAATTCTCCCCAAATTACGAGCCACCAACCATAAGGTGCTGCTCTTCTGCCAGATGACCTCCCTCATGACCATCATGGAAGATTACTTTGCTTACCGCGGATTCAAATACCTCAGGCTGGACG GAACCACTAAGGCGGAGGACCGGGGCATGTTGTTAAAGACTTTCAATGAGCCAGGCTCCGAgtacttcatttttttactgAGCACGCGGGCTGGCGGGCTGGGTCTGAACCTCCAGTCTGCCGACACTGTGATTATCTTTGACAGCGACTGGAACCCTCACCAG GACCTGCAGGCGCAAGACCGAGCTCACCGCATCGGGCAGCAGAACGAAGTGCGCGTTCTCCGGCTCTGCACCGTCAACAGCGTGGAGGAGAAGATCCTTGCCGCCGCCAAATACAAGCTGAACGTTGATCAGAAGGTTATCCAAGCCGGCATGTTTGACCAGAAATCCTCGAGCCACGAACGAAGAGCTTTCCTCCAGGCTATCTTGGAACACGAGGAGCAGGACGAG GAAGAAGACGAAGTTCCCGACGACGAAACGGTCAACCAGATGATTGCGCGGCACGAAGAGGAGTTTGACCTTTTCATG CGCATGGACCTGGACCGCAGGCGGGAAGAAGCGCGAAACCCCAAGCGCAAACCGCGCCTGATGGAGGAAGACGAGCTGCCGTCGTGGATCATCAAGGACGATGCCGAGGTGGAGAGGTTGACgtgtgaggaagaggaggagaagatgtTTGGGCGAGGCTCGCGGCACCGTAAGGAGGTGGATTACAGTGACTCGCTGACGGAGAAGCAGTGGCTCAAG GCGATCGAGGAGGGTACGCTGGAGGAGATCGAGGAGGAGGTGCGCCAGAAAAAATCCTCCCGTAAACGCAAGCGGGATACGGACGTCGGCTCCGCCAcccccaccaccagcacccGCAGCCGGGATAAGGACGACGAtagcaaaaagcagaagaaacgTGGCAGGCCGCCGGCGGAGAAACtctccccaaacccccccaacctcaccaaaaaaatgaagaagatcGTGGACGCCGTCATCAAGTACAAGGACAG cagtggaCGGCAGCTCAGCGAAGTTTTCATCCAGCTGCCTTCCCGCAAGGAGCTGCCGGAATACTACGAGCTCATCCGCAAGCCCGTCGACTTCAAGAAAATCAAG GAGCGAATCCGTAACCACAAGTACCGGAGCCTGAACGACCTGGAGAAGGACGTCATGCTGCTGTGCCAGAACGCGCAGACCTTCAACCTCGAGGGCTCCCTG ATCTACGAGGACTCCATCGTCCTCCAGTCCGTCTTCACCAGCGTGAGGCAGAAAAtcgagaaggaggaggagagcgaaGGCGAGgacagcgaggaggaggaggaaggcgaAGAGGAAGGCTCCGAATCCGAGT cccgctcGGTGAAGGTGAAGATCAAGCTGGGGCGGAAGGAGAAGGCGCAGGACCGGCTGAAGGGCCGTCGGCGTACCAGCCGCGGCTCCCGCGCCAAGCCCGTGGTGAGCGACGACGACAgcgaggaggagcaggaggag